GCCTTTATAACTGAGGACTGACCTCAGAGTACGGAGTGACGCTGGAGAACTGCTGGTGGAGTTTGAGGAGTTGGATGAGTTCAGGGGAGCGTTTGGCTTTCTCTGCCACATCTCTTATGAAGTCATCTGGACTGGAGGCAAATTTCAAAGCAGCTTCTTTGGAGCTGAAAACATAAAGCTTCTGGTTGTGTTTCAGCACTCCGATGTGTGGATTACCTGCATGAGAAACACCAAATATACCAGACTTCTTAATATCTTTACATTTGTGGTTTAAAAGAATCACAACAACCTGCATTAAGGATCATTTTTGAATTGtattcttcaaaataaaatgggTATATTGAGAAAAATTACATGATTGGAGAGATTATGacattaaaaacagattaaaaaaaatcaaaggtAGACGTGTGGgaattatatatatgtaaaccTGTCATTTGGCAACACTTTTCAAGCTCAGAAGTtacttattcattcatttcactcATTAAAGTAATGTTTGCATCTTATTTCAGCAACATTACTGGATGAAATTGAAGCATCAGTTAGGtataatcatttaaatgctCTAAGGAGCTGCTACACCTATGTACGattataataatacttatatataataataaacagtgttggggagtatCTAGTTACTTGTAACAGTGTTATgttatttaattacaaaataaatgtaagtgtaatcgactttacttatgaaaatgttgatgattataaaggaggttacatcaacctttaagattttactcaggagggttttttccttattttctaatgtttaacatgttactgaatacatatattgctgtttttaattctttgaaatcaatattttttatatttagtaaatacaTCACATgtggagcacacatggacttCAATGGAGTCatagtaccaattaaacccactttattcatgaaatatctttattttatattctaaaatctacatgaactaatgaatacattttacaataagagataaatgttgctttataagaaatgatctctcttataaatcatgtcagtatccatgaaaaacacctcaacttagattttggtgcttaatgggaacatttaccctaacagctgaaaacatggttagaacattagaaaagtcatcagaaagtaatcaaatgtaataaattaccATAAATTACAAACCCAATCATCTACATACCAGGTGAGATATCACAGAGCATCTTAAACCTATACCTGGAAGTAGAAGCCCATCTGTGTTAACAAGTGTGTATCCACAGACTCCATTATACTGCAGCGGCAGCTCAGTGAAGTTAGCTGTTGTTTCAGGGAGGAACCACTCCTGTGATTCCATCTCAGCTGGATCAATACGCTCATCTGTAAGATATAATGACACCTGCACTTAATGCTTCAAAACAATCTTCAGACTTCTGCATGATGAATCAGTGTTGGTGATGTCACCTGGAGACTCGCTCATTCTCTGTTTGTCCGTCTTCACCTCCGTCGCCTCCAGCAGGCCGTTTAAATAAGCTTCAGAGAAGATGGTAgcctgagaggagaggaagcgCTGCAGGTTGAGCGTGATATTGCTGAGGATCTTCAGCAGCTCGGCCTCATCCTGAAGTCCACACCACAGCTGGGACAGAGTCTTGAAGAGCGGCTGAAAAAAGGACGAGAGGAATGACAAAACGAGGATGTAGAAAGAACAGGAACACACCAAGATCAATACCTGttctttttaaatcaacacATTTCATACAGATAGAGATGAATGTGCCCCATGATGGAcagaacatactgtatgagaaaagaaagaaagaaaaatgttgcaaaaatacttttctgtttatttggaACACACACATGACCATAACTGATATCATTCCTTTATTGCTTTTActttatgattttttattattattttatgcatcATATACTATATTATGGTATAGTTATGTGTGTAactctgtctttatctctgagctcctcgttgctttatttttagtatctttggttttatttcctCTTGTTAATCACTTTGTAATATTGTTcagaaagctgctatataaataaaagtgtatTATTCTGCAGGCCTTTAGACTAGACAGTCCTGAGAAGTAGCAAGATAAATCTCGTCATAGTGTCCGTAATGGgtcggcaagatgagcaattcaaaatcaggtttgttaaaatgtacatttagtatttttgtcatttgaaatgacatttgcaacattttttactaaaaataagactgaatgctgctgaaaatgtcaaatgatgtaaccacaaaacaataatagatattacatattttatccactttcaatgtatttaagtggacttatactaataatgacttctattaaaaataaaatgtaaatgtttcctgatctccatgattctccagatgaaatgtaatatataatatatataatgtaagatcatgccaaactagttgatatggtgttttattgactatttactgtttttaagcaagttgaattatttggtacaaagtttttatggttacaccacttagacatttttaccataatcctctaatatattctctctaaatggattaaaagcagaaatttgatgctggatccacaaaaaaagaatgtgttaaacttaatttattatttatttttgcacattaacccttttaaatttgactaaaccacatggacacaaagaaccatcattgacccatatatttTAGCAACAGTAATAATTACGTGATAATGATGAAAACACTTACAAAAACTTTAGTAGTGGGCACAGCTGACTTTGACTTGACAGTTTCTTTCAGCAGCTTCATGTGTGATGACAGCTCAGTCTGCAGGATGTCAACGTGCTTGGCACATAAACGAGCATCAGCctggtgatgaagaggaaaaacactGTTAGTACTTTTATCCTCCTGCATTCTTTTACCTGATACACAGCTAAAGAGAAGTGTGAGTAAACAGGCTGATTAGAAGCTATACAAGTGTTTACACTGATGACTATCTATTTATGACAgaagcgcgcacacacacacacacacatacacacacacacacacacacacacacacacacacacacacacacacacacacacacacacacacacacacacacacacacacacacacacacacacacacacacacacctgtaataTTTTGAGGAAAGCTTCATGCTGCCTGGTGTTGTACAGAGCCTGTTTGAGCAGCACCAGTGGGACTTCACACTGTGCAGACTGATGCTCAGGTTGGGTCAGCTTCTCCAGCAGAGCGGTGTACTTCCACACTAAACTCTGTGACACACTCAGCTCACTCTCTATGCTTTTACTGGTGACTGGAAGAACTTGATGAAGAACCGGAGGCACTGCAGGGAGAATGAAAACCAGAACTGATCATTAGtgaagacagataaagactgaTGCTGTGTAGAGAATGTTTTTTAGGCTGGTGTACTGTACTTAGTTCATTGAGGTGGATCTCTTCTTCTGCTTTGCCGCTGGCTTTGTTGAACAGTCTGATTCCTGTGACGATCATAGTGAGCTCATTGAGCTGCTGCTC
This genomic interval from Scomber japonicus isolate fScoJap1 chromosome 17, fScoJap1.pri, whole genome shotgun sequence contains the following:
- the cfap206 gene encoding cilia- and flagella-associated protein 206; the encoded protein is MSRAHAENVIKNIINEIVRECAGRGHAVTDTLVAFMVKAVVLDPRNGFNVDRTLTKQDVQKLEELCLDKLTEKCSPSLDTIKMQVYFDINYTSRREFLEEIHRVLESRLSSVSREITDSRVTSRDQLDALYRKIINYILLRSAMGSPTDSNTVKETTAGLQSIFPASELGAFMVLLKRDKEQQLNELTMIVTGIRLFNKASGKAEEEIHLNELMPPVLHQVLPVTSKSIESELSVSQSLVWKYTALLEKLTQPEHQSAQCEVPLVLLKQALYNTRQHEAFLKILQADARLCAKHVDILQTELSSHMKLLKETVKSKSAVPTTKVFPLFKTLSQLWCGLQDEAELLKILSNITLNLQRFLSSQATIFSEAYLNGLLEATEVKTDKQRMSESPDERIDPAEMESQEWFLPETTANFTELPLQYNGVCGYTLVNTDGLLLPGNPHIGVLKHNQKLYVFSSKEAALKFASSPDDFIRDVAEKAKRSPELIQLLKLHQQFSSVTPYSEMQSGESLLVKPITKCDSGTQTDIHPLETNMVKSYEWNEWELRKKAIKLADLRTKVTHSTQTGLSHMRRENVTQTWPPKDAGSQCKRDGESNVPKPQIYLAGLRGQRDGDVVKTNLTRSVDE